The genomic stretch ATTTATTCCTGCTAATTAGCTCTCCTTTATTAATGCATATTCTGCCTGATTTAAAATCATCGGGATTCCCAATTCCGTATATACATGAAACGCTTGATACGACTATCACATCTTTTCTTCCTGATAGCAATGATGATGATGTACTCAGCCGGAGTTTTTCTATTTCATCATTAATGGATAAATCTTTTTCAATATAGGTATTCGTAACAGGAATGTATGCTTCGGGCTGGTAATAATCATAATATGAAACAAAATATTCTACAGCATTTTTTGGAAAGAACTGTTTGAATTCACCATACAATTGTGCTGCCAGCGTTTTATTATGACTAAGAATTAAAGTAGGCTTTTGTATTTGCTGAATAACATTAGCAATAGTAAACGTTTTCCCGGAGCCTGTAACACCAAGCAAAGTCTGGGCATAATCATTACGATTAATACCTTCCACCAGTTGCTTAATTGCTTCGGGCTGGTCGCCAGTTGGCCTGAAATCGCTGGTTAATTCAAAATCCACAATGTTCTGATAAAATACTTTTTACAAAGTTATTTATTTTTATCAATCTTTAGGAAACACTTAATAGGGTAATGATCTGACATTTGTTCATAGATGGTTTCATAATTATATGCACGAAATCCTTTACTATGCATTATGTAATCAATACGGAATGAAGGAAAATCTCCGGCATACGACTGGCCAGTACCGTTTCCGCTTTCAATAAATGCATCGGTGAGGGTTGACGATATTTTTTTGTAAGCATACGATACGGGTGTATCATTAAAATCACCACAAAGTATAATTGGGTATGGACATTTTGAAATATGTTCGGCTACTAAATCTGCTTGAGCTCCCCGTAAAATAAAAGCTTTTTTTAATCGTCTTAAAATCCTTTCAGAACCTTCTTTTGCTGTAACTTCTTTTTTCTTATCGTTTTGCGAGTGTTCTTTCTGGTTGTTAGCAAGAATATAATCTTCAGGCTGAAGTCTTATGGATTCAAGATGTACGTTATAAATCCTCACCGTGTCGCTATTTATGATCACATCAGTATAGATACAAATATTACCAGTAACTGTTTTAAAAGCGATGCTTCCTGTATCAATAATGGGATATGAAGTAAATGTTGCTATACCGAAATAAT from Bacteroidales bacterium encodes the following:
- a CDS encoding endonuclease/exonuclease/phosphatase family protein, with the protein product MSAKGKPGFIIKLIFLLNIFIAVFLLLSYVAVYISPAKFWPIAFLGIAYPIIFLANFLFIIFWLLVRKKYALLSAFVIIIGINNVFKYIQTSKVYNEKELYDAIKVSSFNVRNFDLYNYGKRWEYNFSIKNQIFNLLEEEQPDILCLQEYVYDVTKKFNTTDTLKKFLKAKNANIYYTSESRKLNYFGIATFTSYPIIDTGSIAFKTVTGNICIYTDVIINSDTVRIYNVHLESIRLQPEDYILANNQKEHSQNDKKKEVTAKEGSERILRRLKKAFILRGAQADLVAEHISKCPYPIILCGDFNDTPVSYAYKKISSTLTDAFIESGNGTGQSYAGDFPSFRIDYIMHSKGFRAYNYETIYEQMSDHYPIKCFLKIDKNK